The Chiloscyllium plagiosum isolate BGI_BamShark_2017 chromosome 8, ASM401019v2, whole genome shotgun sequence genome includes a window with the following:
- the LOC122552143 gene encoding oocyte zinc finger protein XlCOF15-like: protein MAKPWICGDCGKGYSYPYQLETHRRSHTGERPFICTVCGKGFTQSCTLHTHQRVHTGERPFLCLYCGKRFNASSNLLTHQRVHSDHRPFKCPDCEKSFKSKKDLLTHQRTHTGERPFTCSVCEKGFIQPSHLLRHQRFHTGERPFTCSECGQRFTDSSDLLKHQRIHTGERPFACSVCGKAFTQLSSLSSHRLVHSDQKPFQCPDCEKRFKSKWNLLSHRRSHTGERPFTCPVCGKGFAQSNNLLKHQHIHSQQSGFDSAGIAGVNLIQD, encoded by the coding sequence ATGGCGAAGCCGTGGAtttgtggggactgtgggaaaggatacAGTTACCCATACCAACTGGAAactcatcggcgcagtcacactggggagaggccgttcatctGCACAGTCTGTGGGAAAGGGTTCACCCAGTCATGCACACTGCACacacaccagcgggttcacacaggCGAGAGGCCATTCCTCTGCCTGTACTGTGGAAAGCGATTTAATGCTTCATCAAATCTCCTGACTCACCAGCGAGTTCACTCTGATCACAGACCGTTCAAATGTCCTGACTGTGAGAAGAGCTTTAAGAGCAAGAAGGACCTCTTAACACATCAGCGCAcacacacaggggagaggccgttcacctgctctgtgtgtgagaaGGGATTTATTCAGCCATCGCACCTCCTCAGACACCAGCGatttcacactggggagaggccgttcacctgctcggAGTGTGGGCAGAGGTTCACCGATTCATCCgacctgctgaaacaccagcgCATACACACTGGTGAGAGGCCATTCGCCTGCTCTGTTTGTGGGAAGGCGTTCACTCAGTTATCCAGCCTCAGCTCACACCGGCTGGTTCACAGTGACCAGAAACCCTTCCAATGTCCCGACTGTGAAAAGAGGTTCAAAAGCAAATGGAATCTGTTGTCTCACCGACGTagtcacactggagagagaccgTTCACCTGCCCTGTGTGTGGTAAGGGCTTCGCCCAGTCAAACAATCTGTTGAAGCACCAGCATATTCACAGCCAACAGTCAGGGTTCGATTCTGCTGGTATTGCTGGGGTTAATCTCATCCAGGACTGA